From the Maioricimonas rarisocia genome, one window contains:
- a CDS encoding RNA polymerase sigma factor, giving the protein MTVDDDELMIRLQGGDDSAFEELLERYQGPLQGFFFRNTRDAQLSEDLTQETLLKVYNQAWDYLPSGRFRGWMYRIARNLLIDDVRKRSHDALVKALKRSPNTEDDAMQRLAAEVLTPSERASAREFVDLVDRLLGEIPEEQRQVFLLHHYVGLSLPEVAESMEIPLATSKSRLRLAREKLTVKLRAHGVQAPGSAT; this is encoded by the coding sequence ATGACGGTCGACGATGACGAACTGATGATCCGTCTTCAGGGCGGTGACGATTCGGCGTTCGAAGAGCTGCTCGAGCGGTACCAGGGACCGCTGCAGGGGTTCTTCTTTCGCAACACTCGCGATGCGCAGCTGTCGGAAGACCTGACGCAGGAGACGCTGCTGAAGGTGTACAACCAGGCGTGGGACTACCTTCCGTCGGGCCGTTTTCGGGGGTGGATGTATCGAATCGCCCGGAATCTGCTGATTGACGATGTCCGTAAGCGGTCGCACGATGCGCTGGTGAAGGCCCTGAAGCGGAGCCCGAATACCGAAGATGACGCGATGCAGCGTCTGGCGGCCGAGGTCCTCACGCCGTCGGAACGGGCCAGCGCCCGGGAATTCGTCGATCTGGTCGATCGGCTGCTGGGAGAGATCCCCGAAGAACAGCGGCAGGTGTTTCTGCTGCATCATTATGTGGGGCTCAGCCTGCCGGAAGTGGCCGAAAGCATGGAGATCCCTCTGGCGACCAGCAAGAGCCGGCTGCGGCTGGCACGCGAGAAACTGACAGTGAAACTGCGGGCTCATGGTGTGCAGGCGCCGGGCTCGGCAACGTGA
- a CDS encoding PspA/IM30 family protein, whose product MSYFSRLSDIVTCNLSALLAESDDPAATLTEIINEMQQGIAGARRSVSTARDNVVRIESEIFEQRQTIDDWMDQARSALSAGEEETARRHLMRKREVEDLIAGLEQQLSAATATRNHLQTMLNALEARLHDARRRLASLEAGQPATEVASGDGSPGGGDVDDDSRLRDVEADLEALRRELQ is encoded by the coding sequence ATGAGCTATTTCAGTCGTCTTTCGGATATCGTTACGTGCAATCTTTCGGCACTGCTCGCAGAGTCGGACGATCCTGCGGCCACGTTGACCGAAATCATCAACGAGATGCAGCAGGGAATTGCCGGGGCCCGTCGCAGTGTGTCGACCGCCCGTGACAATGTCGTCCGCATCGAGTCGGAGATCTTCGAACAGCGGCAGACCATCGACGACTGGATGGACCAGGCGCGATCGGCACTGTCGGCCGGTGAAGAAGAGACAGCCCGCCGGCACCTGATGCGCAAGCGCGAAGTCGAAGACCTGATCGCGGGGCTCGAGCAGCAGCTCTCTGCGGCGACCGCGACCCGAAATCATCTGCAGACGATGCTGAATGCTCTCGAAGCGCGACTGCACGATGCGCGACGGCGACTTGCGTCGCTGGAAGCAGGGCAACCTGCGACGGAAGTGGCGTCAGGGGATGGCTCACCGGGCGGGGGGGATGTGGACGACGACAGTCGCCTGCGGGATGTCGAGGCCGACCTCGAGGCCCTCCGCCGCGAACTGCAATAG
- a CDS encoding TraR/DksA family transcriptional regulator has translation MLKEKDLEQFKTLLITLQARLRGDVNHLSTGALNGGQDSKSPTHMAELGTDAYEQDFSLSLMESEQNVLEEIRDALKRIEEGTYGLCEGCLAEGKSHSKSSIPKTRLKVLPHARNCVECERKREELSA, from the coding sequence ATGCTGAAAGAAAAAGACCTGGAGCAGTTCAAGACGCTTCTCATCACGTTGCAGGCCCGACTTCGGGGCGACGTGAATCATCTGAGCACAGGCGCGTTGAACGGCGGTCAGGACTCGAAGAGCCCCACTCACATGGCGGAGCTGGGCACGGACGCTTACGAGCAGGACTTCTCTCTGAGCCTGATGGAGAGTGAGCAGAACGTGCTCGAAGAGATTCGTGACGCTCTGAAGCGGATCGAAGAGGGGACCTACGGGCTCTGCGAAGGTTGCCTTGCAGAAGGCAAATCGCACTCGAAGTCGTCGATCCCGAAGACTCGCCTGAAGGTTCTGCCGCATGCACGCAACTGCGTGGAATGCGAGCGGAAGCGCGAAGAACTGTCTGCCTGA
- a CDS encoding M14 family zinc carboxypeptidase: MLSRCPVALLLLLLTMPFAGCTAVGRPRPQPTYQTSPSPGGPATAPTPSAPGGTYPAIPDPNALTPEMLRPQLQVDLGNPEALGDDTDSSQGVRRPIAPAEPSDRSGPARPPENVAKNRAGGSGELRRTGSTSKLWNNTFRSTGKRPLQTRRLGNGPTRILVTSSLHGNQSESVTVVEQLLDQFLRRPDLLNGYSVVFVRTPNPDGLAEGTMTNLRGVDLNRNFPSDRFTARPTTLTGPAPASEVETQALVRLMQDFRPQRVIHLRSGLGSRPMITGNTVSTPRLSEIGVDGRIETGTFSGDLKAGSLEEYVSRQLKAEILVVQLPRQLDQPALTNATTAAMAATLGRLPASDAHIVKMQPPVPEQAGRRGSTTPANADGSKGFVELLPPPPGVSTTPTGRRTSNDHRFYELPPPPPQS, from the coding sequence ATGCTCTCCCGATGCCCGGTCGCACTCCTCCTGCTGTTGCTGACGATGCCGTTCGCCGGCTGTACTGCGGTCGGACGACCACGTCCGCAACCGACCTATCAGACATCGCCGTCGCCAGGCGGTCCTGCCACCGCACCGACTCCATCGGCCCCGGGCGGCACCTACCCTGCGATTCCGGATCCGAACGCACTCACTCCCGAGATGCTCCGACCCCAGTTGCAGGTCGACCTCGGCAACCCGGAAGCCCTCGGCGACGATACCGACAGTTCACAGGGCGTGCGACGTCCGATCGCCCCCGCCGAGCCATCCGATCGCTCCGGTCCGGCCCGTCCGCCGGAGAATGTGGCGAAGAATCGTGCCGGCGGATCAGGAGAACTGCGTCGCACCGGCAGCACTTCGAAACTGTGGAACAACACGTTTCGCAGCACCGGCAAACGTCCGCTGCAGACACGACGCCTCGGGAACGGTCCTACGCGGATTCTCGTGACCAGCAGCCTGCACGGGAATCAGTCGGAATCGGTCACTGTGGTTGAGCAACTGCTCGACCAGTTCCTGCGCAGACCCGATCTGCTCAACGGCTACTCCGTGGTATTCGTCCGCACGCCCAATCCCGACGGTCTGGCCGAAGGGACGATGACGAACCTTCGCGGGGTGGACCTGAATCGCAACTTCCCCTCCGATCGCTTCACCGCCCGGCCGACGACTCTGACCGGACCTGCTCCGGCCAGCGAAGTCGAAACACAGGCACTGGTCCGTCTGATGCAGGACTTTCGTCCGCAGCGGGTGATCCACCTGCGATCCGGTTTGGGCAGCCGCCCGATGATCACCGGCAACACCGTCTCCACGCCGCGCCTTTCGGAAATCGGCGTCGACGGTCGGATCGAAACCGGCACGTTTTCCGGCGACCTCAAAGCCGGTTCGCTGGAAGAGTACGTGAGTCGACAGCTCAAGGCCGAGATCTTGGTCGTGCAGTTGCCGCGGCAACTCGACCAGCCGGCCCTCACGAATGCGACCACTGCCGCGATGGCAGCAACGCTGGGGCGTCTACCCGCCAGTGACGCTCACATCGTGAAGATGCAGCCGCCCGTCCCGGAGCAGGCGGGCCGCCGCGGTTCGACGACGCCTGCGAACGCTGACGGCAGCAAGGGATTCGTCGAATTGCTGCCTCCTCCGCCGGGTGTCTCCACGACGCCGACCGGACGCCGCACCAGCAACGACCACCGCTTCTACGAACTCCCGCCTCCCCCGCCGCAGTCATAG
- a CDS encoding transglutaminase-like domain-containing protein, with product MGTPRDLISSRRIVAIVLACMMLTVGRANAETSSTTEPTESWQVIYIGGKRVGYAWSSERSVERDGRTVIVTDVLTQMTITRFNGRLTMRVKQQTEEDTEGNLLKFVFELANPPNSNTKTVGIVEGDQLQLTTTSGGRTQKSMQEWDNNVKSPAWQERVLRESPLEEGDTRSFKTFDPQFNRVAEIGLSHEGTKETELLDGKTRELEHIKVTHSLIPGFVIDSYTDKDGRTLKTETNLLGTASYEVPREVALEEIAGEELDLALETLVRVEAIERPFETERVRYRITVEGGVQKDDFPEGPTQQREVVSDDVVELTVTSIRPAAEEDSPSSSSPPGPDFLSSTRFLECKDPRIVELAAEGVEPGGTDAEVAMALEKFVHRKIRTKDFSTALATASEVARSLEGDCTEHAVLLAALLRVREIPSRVAVGLVYSPRHSGFAGHMWTEAYLDGRWVPLDATLGRGGIGATHIKMSDSSLADDAAVPVGAFVSVTMLLGRMRIEVESVEHR from the coding sequence ATGGGAACGCCCCGCGACCTGATTTCTTCCCGGCGAATCGTGGCAATCGTCCTGGCCTGCATGATGCTCACGGTCGGACGCGCCAATGCCGAAACGTCTTCGACCACCGAGCCGACCGAGTCGTGGCAGGTGATTTACATCGGCGGCAAGCGGGTCGGCTACGCCTGGTCGTCCGAGCGGTCCGTCGAGCGCGACGGCCGGACCGTCATCGTGACCGACGTGCTGACTCAGATGACGATCACGCGATTCAACGGCCGGCTGACGATGCGCGTCAAACAGCAGACCGAAGAAGACACCGAAGGAAATCTGCTGAAGTTTGTCTTCGAACTCGCAAACCCGCCGAACAGCAACACGAAGACGGTCGGCATCGTTGAGGGGGATCAACTGCAGTTGACCACGACCAGCGGTGGCCGGACACAGAAGAGTATGCAGGAGTGGGACAATAACGTGAAATCGCCCGCCTGGCAGGAGCGCGTGCTGAGAGAATCACCGCTGGAAGAAGGGGACACGCGCTCGTTCAAGACGTTCGATCCACAGTTCAATCGGGTGGCCGAAATTGGATTGTCGCATGAAGGCACGAAAGAAACCGAACTGCTCGACGGCAAGACGCGCGAGCTCGAACACATCAAGGTGACGCACTCGCTCATTCCGGGCTTCGTGATTGATTCGTACACCGACAAAGATGGCAGGACGCTGAAGACCGAAACCAACCTGCTGGGCACAGCGTCGTACGAGGTCCCCAGGGAAGTGGCGCTGGAAGAGATCGCCGGCGAGGAACTGGATCTTGCGCTGGAGACGCTGGTGCGTGTGGAGGCCATCGAACGTCCCTTCGAAACAGAGCGGGTGCGGTATCGCATCACCGTCGAAGGGGGAGTGCAGAAGGATGACTTTCCGGAAGGTCCGACGCAGCAGCGAGAGGTCGTCAGCGATGACGTGGTGGAATTGACCGTCACGTCGATTCGGCCCGCTGCCGAAGAGGACTCGCCGTCGTCTTCTTCCCCCCCGGGTCCGGACTTCCTGAGTTCGACGCGGTTCCTCGAATGCAAGGATCCGCGCATCGTCGAACTGGCAGCCGAGGGGGTTGAGCCTGGCGGGACCGATGCCGAAGTGGCGATGGCTCTCGAAAAGTTCGTCCACCGGAAGATCCGTACGAAGGATTTCTCGACCGCACTGGCGACAGCATCCGAAGTCGCTCGGTCGCTGGAGGGGGACTGCACGGAGCATGCCGTCCTGCTGGCGGCACTGCTGCGGGTGCGTGAGATTCCATCGCGGGTTGCCGTCGGTCTGGTGTATTCGCCGCGTCACTCCGGCTTCGCGGGGCACATGTGGACCGAGGCGTACCTGGATGGCCGCTGGGTTCCTCTCGATGCGACGCTGGGTCGCGGGGGAATCGGGGCGACTCATATCAAGATGTCGGACTCGAGCCTGGCCGATGATGCGGCGGTTCCGGTCGGGGCGTTTGTCTCGGTGACGATGCTGCTGGGACGGATGCGGATCGAAGTCGAGTCGGTCGAACACCGGTAA
- a CDS encoding GNAT family N-acetyltransferase, translated as MNEWYRQLDIDVPQDQFDRLPRHPAYDYGWWDGQGHLQPSPKLYHGLLPLDDAGDETTLATRSAEAGVRLRSVEEEDWPPLVDLFDAAFRGTVPYCTLETDARHDAAYESLRRTRQGGDGPLVNEASSVAVSGNELLGAILITLIPTGNLERFDEPGWTATAPSDAVDQRWGRPHVTWVFVAPKSGRKGIGSLLLRRSVEKLGQMGHRDLASTFCPGNVASLLWHWRSGFRLLSWPGTPDSDSHSVAGN; from the coding sequence GTGAACGAATGGTATCGGCAGCTCGACATCGACGTTCCGCAGGATCAGTTCGATCGGCTGCCTCGTCACCCTGCGTACGACTATGGCTGGTGGGACGGGCAGGGGCATCTGCAGCCGTCTCCGAAACTCTACCACGGCCTGCTGCCGCTCGATGACGCCGGTGACGAGACGACGCTGGCAACACGGTCTGCAGAAGCCGGTGTGCGATTGCGGTCCGTGGAAGAGGAAGACTGGCCGCCGCTGGTGGATCTGTTTGATGCTGCGTTCCGAGGAACGGTTCCGTACTGCACGCTTGAGACCGATGCACGCCATGATGCCGCGTACGAGTCGCTGCGGCGGACGCGGCAAGGCGGAGACGGTCCTCTGGTAAACGAAGCGAGCAGCGTTGCGGTGAGCGGCAATGAATTGCTCGGGGCGATCCTGATCACGCTGATTCCGACCGGAAATCTCGAGCGTTTCGACGAACCGGGATGGACCGCGACCGCGCCGTCGGATGCGGTCGACCAGCGCTGGGGGCGGCCGCACGTCACGTGGGTGTTCGTTGCCCCGAAATCGGGCCGAAAGGGAATCGGCAGCCTGTTGCTTCGGCGGTCCGTAGAGAAGCTGGGGCAAATGGGCCATCGGGACCTGGCGAGCACCTTCTGCCCGGGGAATGTGGCGAGTCTGCTGTGGCACTGGCGAAGTGGCTTTCGATTGCTCTCGTGGCCCGGGACGCCGGATTCGGATTCGCATTCCGTCGCCGGGAACTGA
- the trkA gene encoding Trk system potassium transporter TrkA, protein MHIVILGAGTVGTSIAELLCANQHNVCIIDDSRAALDVIEEKLDVQTVHGSACEVIPLFQAGVQNAELCLAVTQRDEVNLIGASLSRAMGARRSVARIFNPAYRDISTFDYQRHFHIDRLLSLEQLTALELSKGVRKRELFAVEHFARGGVQVQEVGADSDARAVGRKLRDLELPSHVRIGLLSNGSRAWIPAADDVIQAGDRVTLIGQGDAIEEVKKRFERKTQAALRVIIVGGGEVGFHLARGLQRDRYRVVLMDTDDRRCEYLSQRLPKCTILKADATRRGEMEEARVGSADVFIATMGRDEDNIVCGVEARELGAKRILSVVRRPDYANVLEKLGIDVAVSPRKVMAREVLGMLAHGPIIGQSEIGGGSAAVWEIEIQKGAPITRAPLKEIQLQKSLIAAIVREEHVSVAGGDDRLQPGDTAVVLVQKDSEEQTLELFEPDEK, encoded by the coding sequence ATGCACATCGTGATTCTGGGAGCCGGCACGGTCGGCACCTCAATTGCCGAACTGCTGTGTGCGAACCAGCACAACGTCTGCATCATCGATGATTCGCGTGCGGCGCTGGATGTCATCGAGGAGAAGCTGGACGTCCAGACGGTGCACGGGTCGGCGTGTGAGGTGATTCCGCTGTTCCAGGCCGGCGTACAGAATGCCGAACTCTGCCTGGCAGTCACACAGCGGGACGAAGTGAACCTGATCGGCGCGAGCTTGTCGCGGGCGATGGGAGCCCGTCGAAGCGTCGCCCGCATCTTCAATCCTGCCTACCGCGACATCAGCACGTTTGACTATCAGCGGCACTTTCACATCGATCGGCTGCTGAGCCTCGAACAGCTCACGGCCCTCGAACTTTCGAAGGGGGTCCGCAAGCGGGAACTGTTCGCGGTCGAACACTTTGCCCGAGGCGGCGTACAGGTTCAGGAGGTCGGCGCCGACTCTGACGCGCGTGCCGTCGGTCGCAAGCTGCGCGATCTGGAGCTTCCGTCTCACGTCCGGATCGGTCTGCTGTCGAACGGCTCGCGGGCCTGGATTCCAGCCGCCGACGACGTCATCCAGGCGGGAGATCGCGTGACGCTGATCGGTCAGGGAGACGCGATCGAAGAGGTCAAGAAGCGTTTCGAACGGAAGACGCAGGCGGCCCTGCGGGTGATCATCGTGGGTGGCGGTGAGGTCGGTTTTCACCTTGCCCGAGGATTGCAGCGGGACCGGTATCGCGTCGTGCTGATGGACACCGATGATCGCCGCTGCGAGTACCTTTCGCAGCGACTTCCCAAGTGCACGATCCTCAAGGCAGACGCCACCCGAAGGGGAGAGATGGAAGAAGCCCGGGTCGGCAGCGCCGACGTCTTCATCGCGACAATGGGGCGGGACGAGGACAACATTGTCTGCGGCGTCGAAGCCCGCGAACTGGGGGCGAAACGGATTCTGAGTGTCGTGCGGCGACCGGACTACGCAAACGTACTCGAGAAACTGGGAATCGACGTGGCCGTCAGCCCCCGCAAGGTGATGGCCCGGGAAGTTCTCGGCATGCTGGCTCACGGACCGATCATCGGTCAGAGCGAGATCGGCGGCGGCAGTGCCGCGGTCTGGGAGATCGAGATTCAGAAGGGCGCCCCGATCACGCGGGCCCCCCTCAAGGAGATCCAGCTGCAGAAGAGTCTCATTGCCGCCATCGTGCGCGAGGAACATGTTTCGGTCGCCGGCGGCGATGACCGTCTGCAGCCGGGCGATACGGCGGTTGTGCTCGTGCAGAAGGATTCGGAGGAACAGACGCTGGAACTGTTCGAGCCGGACGAGAAGTGA
- a CDS encoding IS4 family transposase has protein sequence MLGSDVLDRFVDEAPVCVMVRACLENILAPQRLDQLFREHSETQYERELTFSSLVELMSLVVCRIEPTVHAAFQRKKESMPVSVKALYDKLSGVEPQVSQALVRHIAQGAGNVMANWNSRTPLLKGYHTRVIDGNHITGTDHRLKELREDGAAALPGVAVAVLDPDRGLIEDVLVAEDAYTQEVKLAAPIFEQVQPKDLIIADRHYCTSGVLFGIKDRDGCFLMRQHMGHLRWELIGERRCKGPAENGLLYEQTMQLTDPDTGKRMEIRRITLELDKPVRGGDTELHLLTNLPPQAADAEQVAALYRKRWTIETAFQHITTSLCCELNTLGFPRAALFSFCMAVACFNVFALVPAAMAHVHGHEWVDDNVSLYYLTEELSGTYRGMMIALPPEEWSGFRELPALRLAETLVELVGRAKLSRYQKHKRKSKKRSRREYAPKKHVSTAQKLKARAAKKSAKKKTGKVKRKPPT, from the coding sequence ATGCTCGGCTCAGACGTGCTCGATCGGTTTGTGGACGAGGCCCCCGTCTGCGTGATGGTGCGGGCCTGCCTCGAGAACATCCTCGCCCCGCAGCGGCTCGATCAGCTGTTCCGGGAACACTCCGAAACGCAATATGAGCGCGAACTGACGTTCTCCAGCCTCGTCGAACTCATGTCCCTGGTCGTCTGCCGCATCGAACCCACCGTTCACGCCGCCTTCCAGCGGAAAAAGGAGTCGATGCCCGTTTCCGTCAAGGCCCTGTACGACAAGCTCAGCGGCGTCGAACCGCAGGTCTCGCAGGCTCTGGTGCGGCACATCGCCCAGGGAGCCGGCAACGTCATGGCCAACTGGAATAGCCGCACACCACTGCTGAAGGGCTATCACACCAGGGTGATCGACGGCAATCACATCACCGGGACCGACCATCGGCTCAAGGAGCTGCGTGAAGACGGGGCCGCAGCCCTGCCCGGCGTGGCCGTCGCGGTGCTCGATCCGGATCGCGGGCTGATCGAAGACGTGCTCGTCGCCGAAGATGCCTACACGCAGGAGGTCAAGCTGGCCGCCCCCATCTTCGAGCAGGTGCAGCCGAAGGATCTGATCATTGCCGACCGGCACTACTGCACCAGCGGGGTGCTGTTCGGCATCAAGGACCGGGATGGCTGCTTCCTGATGCGCCAGCACATGGGACACCTCCGCTGGGAGCTGATCGGCGAGCGTCGCTGCAAGGGGCCGGCGGAGAACGGCCTGCTGTATGAACAGACCATGCAGCTGACGGACCCCGACACCGGCAAGAGAATGGAGATCCGCAGGATCACCCTCGAACTGGACAAGCCCGTGCGTGGCGGCGACACGGAGCTGCACCTGCTGACCAACCTGCCGCCGCAGGCTGCCGATGCCGAGCAGGTGGCGGCTCTGTACCGCAAACGGTGGACGATCGAGACGGCCTTTCAGCACATCACGACCTCGCTGTGCTGCGAGCTGAACACGCTGGGTTTTCCGCGGGCAGCGCTGTTCTCGTTCTGTATGGCGGTGGCGTGCTTCAACGTATTTGCGCTGGTGCCGGCGGCGATGGCGCACGTGCACGGCCATGAGTGGGTCGACGACAACGTGTCGCTGTATTACCTGACGGAGGAACTGAGCGGCACCTACCGAGGTATGATGATTGCGTTGCCGCCGGAGGAGTGGTCCGGTTTTCGGGAACTTCCCGCCTTGCGGCTGGCCGAGACGTTGGTGGAGCTCGTCGGCCGGGCGAAGCTGTCTCGGTACCAGAAGCACAAGCGGAAATCGAAGAAGCGGTCCCGCCGTGAGTATGCTCCGAAGAAGCACGTTTCGACGGCCCAGAAGTTGAAGGCCAGGGCCGCGAAGAAATCGGCGAAGAAGAAAACGGGCAAGGTGAAGCGGAAGCCGCCGACCTGA